CGGACCCGTCCCACCTCGGATACGAAACTAGCCGGGTAGACCCATGAGacacgaatttttttaaaataaaaacagtaataTTTCTTCTCACATGACTGAATTATGAAACAGACAAGCATCTAAATACAACACAataaaaaattagttcatgttttcgaccacacttaataataacaaacaaagtaTTTTCACGGAATaaagaattacataaaaaaagagTTGCTAGCTCTCCaaaaaaaatcttgacatcTCCAAAAATAAGTCATAACATAACTTAAACAGATCAATATAAAATTAGCGAGTAGACAATATTTCAGACACATTCTTCGGGATCATCTTCATCAAGAATGGTGAGACAAGTTGATAAACTATTTGAAAAATTAACTACAAAGTTAAAAGGTAGAATTTATTTACACATATATGGGACGGGTATGGGGAAGGTATTTTAGGACTCATGACCCGCTCCATTTTCGGACGGGTCTTCAAAATTGTAACGAGACCCGTCCCATGACTCATTTCATATGTCCAAATCTGTCCCATACGCACGAGTCCATAACGGATCTGGATAAAACTCAAACCCATTGACGTTCCTAAATTTAACTTATAAGTCTTACCAAGGACCACATATTTTGTTATTTGTCAGTCGAACaaatttttaaacataataatatgaaactttttatcagtaaGATGATATTTGCCACAATTATTTTGTCGTTTCAAAgattttttttctgtttttttgGAAAAGATATTTCAAATCAGACTTGCTTTTAGTTGGTAGGCTCATCTCAATTGCAATTAATCGCTTGACATGACTCGTTAGCCCATGCAACGGGTCCCAATTTCACAATCAATTTATGATGGCAATATATACGcacattaattaataatattaaagcaatattataatttattcatgttaataatttttcttttccttttttttactgaaattttattttaaactgTTTAGTGATAttggttttgaaatttaaaatttaacgGATTGTAATGTTATTTGGGTGATAGTTTAGTCATGGTAATTTTCTATTACGAATCTGGTAATAAAAACTTTGAAAAAATAGCAACAATGGCATTTGATTTCAAAAggaaaaattgtaattttagtATTGTCAGCCGTCGGATGTTTGATTTCCATATAATatagttgatttttttttttcaattttccacTCGATTAATTGAATCTATTAAATAGTTCTTATTTCGTTAATATTTTCTTACGTAGCTCATATAACGAGAATAAAACATACAGAGAGTTGATATTTACACTCCATTTTGTGTTATCAATACTTCACTTCGTATGTAAAATATGTGTcaaatttattcaaaaatgaAGTACAAACAACCAGAAATAGAGTGTACATATCAACTCGCAAACATATATTATACACATTGAAGTTTATATGAACAAACATAAACGAAAATGACAAGTTTTTCCCCatctcattttaaaatattgaggTGTCGTCTTGCTTTATTTTTCCatctttgttttatttttagatttattttaatatctgtACAGAAGTGACGTAAGTGCACATCAGtattaaataaacaatattcAATAGATTTAGTGACTTCTgtcaaaaaaatatcaaaaccaAAATAAATCTAAGCTATCGAATAAAAATCAAACATTAACATTTCCGAATTAGAATTGTTTATGAGCATATGAAAGTCCATGACGCTCGATAGCTTttcattatatataattattattcacacacacacaaatatataatacATCGTATGATGTATTTTACTGAATGATTACTAGACTAATGAAAATCAATAGAATGAATTTTAATCTGTAAATGTTCATAtcatcattaaaaaataaaatcaaatattgtatttatatatatatatatatataatatacacaCTCAATTTTggatttaatcaattataatttaACTCAATGATGATGGAacacaattataattataatataatataattataacaaaGTTAAAAAAATCGATTATATTGTGAAATGGAAAATAATTGGCATCCCATGTGGAACAAGGTTGGAAAACTCAATTAAAGCCTTTGATCCTGGGATGTGGAACCCCTGCCTGCCTCATTTTTCCTTGCATAAATTAGATCACAataatgaataatataataatgaTAACAATGGCAATAAAAGTTACTTGAAAGGCAATAATTATGGTGTTTCGCAATATTGAAATATGAAATTCACTTTACGAAGAATACTGTCGAACCACTTATTATATCCTACAAACATATCTACTTCAAACTAATAATGCtttgtaaaatttaatttgacATTGAATACCATAACAATTTTAAGGTCCTATAAAACAACTCCAGTACATTGTTTGAATCGTTTATAAATTAAGTCAAACACCCTCAAATAATGCTAAAAACTCGTGTGAAACGATcttacaggtcgtattttgtgagaggGATAtgttatttggatcattcataaaaaaatattactttttatgctagaagtattactttttattgtgaatatcggtaagattgatccgtctcacagattaaaattcgtgagaccgtctcacaagagacttactcctAAATAAATAGAAAACTAACTCGATTTATCGAATGTCAAGAACACAAAATTTCTATACAAAATTTCTATTTATTAAAATCTCGTTAGATAATAGCAAAATCTCACGATTGCACAACTCCAAACAAAGCTTCTCTTTCTTGCACTCTATTTTACATAACGGTAAAATTCCCACAAAACACATTTGATTCTCACAAGTACATCACACTATTAGGTATTCACATTACTCATAAGTAACAAACAAAAAGCGATAAAAAAcaactcaaaaatatttttaaaaaaagaacaaAAGAACATACAAACACGCAAACTAAAAAGCATAAGCCCTTTCCCAAGCTTACCCTACAACTCCTCCATTGGATCATTCTAATAATCAAGATCCGCTATTTCTACCCGAATCTACAACGGGTCGATTTGGGTGACCACAATGGGGCTCCGAACCACATGCTTTCCGTCGAGCCAAGAAAGTGATCCGAACAGAGCCCCGGATCCACCCATCACCAAGTTCTTAGCATCAACGGTAATTGTAACATAGTACCCGAGCCTCCTGACTGACTCCGAGAAGACCAACTTCTCGGGATTGACACTAACCTTGACCCCTTTTGGCTGCTCGACTCTCACTCGATAAACCGCATTTGCCTCTCCGACATTCGTTGCCATACGAAAGAATATCTTTTTGGATGCTCCTTTGGACGAGCTTGGAAATAACGCAGATATTGATGGATAATTCAGACTCTCTGGCAATGACTTCCTAACCGGACAATTCACCCTGGATCGAGTGATCACTTGAATGGTCTTTGGGCCATATTCTATAGCGCACAAGAACCTTACGTAGTCGTCATTTTTAAGGTCATAAACGAGTCCAGGATCCATAGCTACATCAAGATTCAAGTGGCCGGCTCCATAATCATATGGAGTTGCTGGTTTTTTGCTAGACTCGTCAAGAACTGGGTTCCAAGAATTATCATTCAAATTCGCAGTGGTCATCATAGCAGACCGGATCGCAGCAGGGCTCCAATCAGGGTGTGCGGATTTAAGCAACGCTGCTGCACCACTTACATGAGGGCAAGCCATGGATGTGCCCGAAAGGATATTGAATTCGGTTTTTCGAGTGTCCAAATCCAGGCCAGTTGGGCCAACTGCTTCCGTCCAGGCAGCCAAGATGTTAACTCCAGGGGCGATCAAATCAGGTTTTAGAATCTCTGGGTTCAACCCATTCGGCCCCCTGCCCGAAAATGAGGCCACAACCGGAGCGGGTTTGATTCCAATGACCGTGCCGTGGAAGCTTATCGTGGCGGTGGCCTCGGGATTGGATGATAAATATGCCTTAATTTTATCACCTTCATCAGAGCCAATGGCGCAAGCTGGAAGCAAGTGAGCGTCGCCCACTAAACCTTCGCCATTGGCCACACCATTGGCGAGGATCATTCCCACCCCGCCGGCTTTCTTAACGACCAATCCTTTGGCGACACGGGGGCTGCTGCCACGATCACATATCACAATCTTGCCTCTAACAGAGTTGAGATCCAGCGAATTTTCCATACAAAGGGAGGCAGAGAGGACACCTGATTTACCGGGGTAAACTAGATGATACATTTTGCCATACAATGGTTTGCCTGAATACAAAGAGACGCCGAAAATTTTTCTGCCGTCACCGAGAACGATCTCTGCCGGAAAATTTCTGTCGATGGTGCCGGCACCGACCGTGGTCATCCACGGCGCAAGGTTAGTCACAGACATTCCATTAGGACCGTCGTTTCCAGCGGAGGAGGAAACGAAAATCCCCCGTGAAACAGCACCATACGCTCCTATTGCTATAGGGTCGAGGTAATATGGCGAGGAAACTCCATCACCGCCGCCGATGGAAATAGAGATGACGTCGACACCATCATTCACCGCAGCGTCAAATGCTGCCAAAATATCTGAATCAAAGCACCCGGCATTCTTCCAGCACACTTTGTACACAGCCAAACGGGCCTTTGGCGCCACGCCCTTCGCGATTCCAGAAGCGTAACCTTCCATGCTTGCGCGAAACGCGTACCTTCCTGCAGCCGTCGACGCCGTGTGGGTCCCATGCCCGTCGGCATCCCTCGGGGACTTGAACTCGATGGTTTCATTAATGCCACCGACAATCCCTCCAAATCCAGCGGCAGCCTCGTGCCCTTTAGTAAAAAACCTAGCTCCAACAATTTTTCTGTTACAGTTTTTCCAAGTAAACTTCACACCAGCTTCGCAAACGCCCTTCCACCTTCTCGGAACCGGGCCAAGATTCAAATCAGAGAAGCTCCGGCGCTCAGGCCAAATCCCAGTATCAAAAACTCCAATAATAACATCAGAACCATAATCAGACTCAGACCACAGACCTCGCTGGTTCCGAAGCCCAATAAACTGCGGCGATCTTGTGGTATGGAGCTCCCGCCGGCGGTCTTCGAAGGAAGCTAGTACCGATGGATGCTGAAGAGTTGCAGCAGCCTGCTCTGGAGTCAAAACTGCAGCAAATCCGTTGAAAACAGTGTCGTACACATGGATAATGGTAGTGGGTTCCGTGAACTCGGAGGTGTACCAGTGGTAATGAGAGGGGAAAACTGACGGCTTGGATGAACTGTCCACTCTCACAATGTAAGTTCTGGCCGTTGGATGGCAATTTATTTGGGTCAGTGACAGAGTAAAGAGGAGGAAGAGAAGTAGAAGAGTAGCCATTGAAGAGCTTCTCAGAGGTGGAGGGAACTAGCTTTTAATAAATAAgataagaaaattaaaaaaagtgTCATTTAAGAGTTGAGTAGATCTTTTGTTAAATAGtcattgaattttgaatttttatcatGTAGGACGGATCAAGTCTCtcaatatttattataaaaaataatatttttttatatataacttaaataaaaaattcgtttaataaaataagaattatataagtttttgttttgaaagattaaattaaatagtATGAATATGATTATTAATTCAGTTCGTGGGTTACGTAGAAAGACATAATTGTGTCTCGATACAGTAAAAATAAAAGGAACAAAGACGCACCGAATTTTGCTGCAATCGAGGCGGCAAAAGAATTATTTGAGGACAACAACGGCGTCGTTTTTAATCTTGTAGATAATATaattatacatatacatataatgGTAAGTGAAGGAATTTGGTCTTTGAAAAGAGAAAGTGTGGTCAAATGTCATAGTGGAGTCCCTTTCTGTAAATCTTTATTTATGATGATTGGACACGACGCATGATTTACCCcctttttaataaaaatattttttgattaaAATTGTCGAATAAGGTAAAATCATTGGGACAATATAGTAAATACATAAATTGGTgggaaaaacaaaaataaaaaggaaaaaaaaaaagaaaacaaattgataaaatagaaaacaaataaataaaagggAACAAGGACATACCAATTGCTCGGAGTATTCTGGCAATTTTTGAAATGGACCATTACCCCTTCATATATAATGGAGATTGACGAGAcgagttaattattttaatcgATCTAAAAGGAAGAAATACCAGGCAAAATGATGATCGAGTGGGCTGCGGAAAAAACCAAAGAAGGTGCATGATAAACGATAATGCATGGTTAGTAAACAATGATCCCTTTATCGTCCAAACCAAACACGTTCTGGCCAATTGGTTTTAAAATTCTCTCTCTTTTGTtttgaaataaatattattgattttgatatCTTTCTTTATCAGCCAACCGTACACACCTCTGTACATATTGTTAATGTaactttaatttattaaataggacgaaacatatcaaaattaacacgtatcaaaattatatataatatatataaaacaaataTGCTTCTCCGTTtatttgttgttttcaattattGGACTCCAATGATCAATACTGTGCCGATGGGAAATTAAGTCTACGCTGTACAGTTCATGTGCGACGCCGCCCAATTATTGTGTCCACTTAAATTCCTCGTGTGCATCATGTGTACACacaattgtttatatatatatatatatatatatgataacaAAACATTTAATTGATTACCTAATTTTGTTTTGACTCAAGTTTTACT
This sequence is a window from Primulina tabacum isolate GXHZ01 chromosome 17, ASM2559414v2, whole genome shotgun sequence. Protein-coding genes within it:
- the LOC142531583 gene encoding subtilisin-like protease SBT1.6, whose amino-acid sequence is MATLLLLFLLFTLSLTQINCHPTARTYIVRVDSSSKPSVFPSHYHWYTSEFTEPTTIIHVYDTVFNGFAAVLTPEQAAATLQHPSVLASFEDRRRELHTTRSPQFIGLRNQRGLWSESDYGSDVIIGVFDTGIWPERRSFSDLNLGPVPRRWKGVCEAGVKFTWKNCNRKIVGARFFTKGHEAAAGFGGIVGGINETIEFKSPRDADGHGTHTASTAAGRYAFRASMEGYASGIAKGVAPKARLAVYKVCWKNAGCFDSDILAAFDAAVNDGVDVISISIGGGDGVSSPYYLDPIAIGAYGAVSRGIFVSSSAGNDGPNGMSVTNLAPWMTTVGAGTIDRNFPAEIVLGDGRKIFGVSLYSGKPLYGKMYHLVYPGKSGVLSASLCMENSLDLNSVRGKIVICDRGSSPRVAKGLVVKKAGGVGMILANGVANGEGLVGDAHLLPACAIGSDEGDKIKAYLSSNPEATATISFHGTVIGIKPAPVVASFSGRGPNGLNPEILKPDLIAPGVNILAAWTEAVGPTGLDLDTRKTEFNILSGTSMACPHVSGAAALLKSAHPDWSPAAIRSAMMTTANLNDNSWNPVLDESSKKPATPYDYGAGHLNLDVAMDPGLVYDLKNDDYVRFLCAIEYGPKTIQVITRSRVNCPVRKSLPESLNYPSISALFPSSSKGASKKIFFRMATNVGEANAVYRVRVEQPKGVKVSVNPEKLVFSESVRRLGYYVTITVDAKNLVMGGSGALFGSLSWLDGKHVVRSPIVVTQIDPL